The following coding sequences are from one Capsicum annuum cultivar UCD-10X-F1 chromosome 3, UCD10Xv1.1, whole genome shotgun sequence window:
- the LOC107862978 gene encoding DNA-binding protein BIN4, whose product MSDREDSPDWLRAFQAPAAITLSSDSESSLDDKHLSDDEDGINLSKLFQKDKTSLSEAKSSEDGHESQLTKMCEVNSPIKKVDRTPTRKRKKENQSEKEGKSTDKGSAKRKALEKPFTDKESGHPVCALSSDSESSHDGSSIKAEEVLDKDLLMHDAKAIKQEENDELSKKKSPKKKAKKGEQEKKVKLENQVNEEKEDLDAVEENIPEKQSGQNLSSSRLPLVLPEKVQRTKALVECEGDSIDLSGDVGAVGRIIVSDGPSGNHEMLLDLKGTIYKTTILPSRTFCVVSFGPSEGKVEAIMNDFIQLKSHSNLYDAETMVEGTLDGFTFDSDEEADNLPRQASQGDQNENVDNQTNGNVKAKTKKASAMEQKKGKKGAKTPKKVQKKPQAQKKSKSKK is encoded by the exons ATGAGTGATAGAGAAGATTCTCCAGATTGGCTCCGCGCTTTTCAG GCCCCTGCGGCGATAACCTTGTCATCCGATTCTGAATCTTCCTTAGATGATAAACATCTAAGTGATGATGAGGATGGCATCAATCTGAGTAAGCTGTTTCAGAAGGATAAAACATCACTTTCAGAGGCCAAAAGCAGTGAAGATGGGCATGAATCTCAGCTAACAAAGATGTGTGAAGTAAATTCTCCAATTAAAAAAGTAGATCGCACACCTACTAGGAAGAGAAAGAAGGAAAATCAGAGTGAAAAAGAAG GAAAAAGCACCGACAAGGGTTCCGCGAAGAGAAAAGCGTTGGAGAAGCCTTTTACAGATAAA GAATCTGGTCATCCAGTCTGTGCGTTGTCATCGGATTCTGAGTCTTCTCATGACGGGAGTTCAATAAAAGCAGAGGAAGTCCTTGACAAAGATTTGCTTATGCACGATGCTAAGGCTATTaaacaagaagaaaatgatgaactGTCCAAGAAAAAATCTCCTAAGAAAAAAGCCAAGAAAGGGGAACAGGAAAAGAAGGTAAAACTAGAGAATCAGGTGAATGAAG AGAAAGAAGACCTGGATGCTgtggaggaaaatattccagaGAAACAAAGTGGACAAAAT TTGTCATCTTCAAGGCTGCCTTTGGTGCTTCCCGAGAAAGTACAAAGGACAAAG GCACTGGTGGAGTGTGAAGGTGATTCCATAGATCTGAGTGGTGATGTGGGTGCTGTTGGGAGGATAATTGTTTCAGATGGTCCATCAGGAAACCATGAAATGCTTCTCGATTTGAAAG GAACCATATATAAAACAACAATATTGCCTTCCAGGACGTTTTGTGTG gtAAGCTTTGGACCATCAGAAGGAAAG GTGGAGGCCATCATGAATGACTTTATACAGCTGAAGTCACATTCAAATCTTTATGATGCTGAAACCATGGTTGAAG GGACTCTTGATGGTTTCACTTTTGATTCGGATGAGGAGGCTGATAATTTGCCACGACAAGCTTCCCAAGGCGACCAGAATGAGAATGTTGATAATCAGACCAATGGGAATGTCAAAGCAAAAACTAAGAAAGCATCG GCTATGGAACAAAAGAAGGGCAAGAAGGGAGCGAAGACACCAAAGAAAGTACAAAAGAAACCTCAAGCGCAGAAGAAAAGCAAGAGCAAAAAATAA
- the LOC107862979 gene encoding pathogenesis-related thaumatin-like protein 3.5 isoform X1 encodes MLSITSWKELTISLLFGALFSHSFVSSFTITNNCPYTIWPGTLSGSSSPQLSTTGFQLNAGQSVRIPSVAGWSGRIWARTGCTFDASGVGSCQTGDCGGRLECDGLGATPPASLFEITLGTGDTKDFYDVSIVDGYNLPIVATPQGVHGGCNATGCVSNINMGCPKELQVVGGDGGGNVVACKSACEAFGLDQYCCAGEFANPTTCRPSFYSSIFKRACPRAYSYAYDDGTSTFTCKASDYRVIFCPMNGMKRPNSGETTLPIEESRMEKFPGMVSSSNILLPFPVLITLLFQFVSL; translated from the exons ATGCTCAGTATAACATCCTGGAAAGAGCTTACAATTTCGTTGCTTTTTGGCGCGTTGTTTTCTCATTCTTTTGTCAGCAGTTTCACCATTACTAACAATTGCCCGTATACAATATGGCCTGGAACATTGTCTGGTTCCTCATCTCCTCAACTTTCCACGACAGGTTTTCAATTGAATGCTGGCCAAAGTGTCAGGATTCCAAGTGTTGCGGGATGGTCAGGTCGTATTTGGGCAAGAACTGGCTGCACTTTTGATGCGTCTGGTGTTGGCTCTTGTCAAACAGGTGACTGTGGTGGTAGGCTTGAATGTGATGGCCTTGGTGCCACACCACCTGCCTCTCTCTTCGAGATAACTCTAGGGACGGGAGACACCAAAGATTTCTACGATGTCAGCATCGTTGATGGTTATAATCTGCCAATCGTTGCAACACCACAGGGAGTCCATGGTGGATGCAATGCCACTGGTTGTGTTTCCAATATTAACATGG GTTGTCCGAAAGAACTTCAAGTAGTGGGGGGAGATGGAGGAGGAAATGTAGTAGCATGCAAGAGTGCATGTGAGGCCTTTGGTTTAGACCAATATTGCTGTGCAGGAGAGTTTGCCAATCCAACAACTTGTCGTCCATCATTCTATTCCAGCATCTTTAAAAGAGCTTGTCCAAGGGCTTATAGCTATGCATATGATGATGGCACCAGCACCTTTACGTGCAAGGCTTCCGACTACAGAGTCATCTTCTGCCCCATGAATGG GATGAAGAGACCCAACAGTGGAGAAACAACTCTACCTATTGAAGAAAGTAGAATGGAGAAGTTCCCAGGGATGGTCTCATCGTCAAACATTCTCCTTCCCTTCCCCGTGCTGATTACACTGCTATTTCAGTTTGTATCTCTATAA
- the LOC107862979 gene encoding thaumatin-like protein 1b isoform X2 yields MAGFQLNAGQSVRIPSVAGWSGRIWARTGCTFDASGVGSCQTGDCGGRLECDGLGATPPASLFEITLGTGDTKDFYDVSIVDGYNLPIVATPQGVHGGCNATGCVSNINMGCPKELQVVGGDGGGNVVACKSACEAFGLDQYCCAGEFANPTTCRPSFYSSIFKRACPRAYSYAYDDGTSTFTCKASDYRVIFCPMNGMKRPNSGETTLPIEESRMEKFPGMVSSSNILLPFPVLITLLFQFVSL; encoded by the exons ATGGCAG GTTTTCAATTGAATGCTGGCCAAAGTGTCAGGATTCCAAGTGTTGCGGGATGGTCAGGTCGTATTTGGGCAAGAACTGGCTGCACTTTTGATGCGTCTGGTGTTGGCTCTTGTCAAACAGGTGACTGTGGTGGTAGGCTTGAATGTGATGGCCTTGGTGCCACACCACCTGCCTCTCTCTTCGAGATAACTCTAGGGACGGGAGACACCAAAGATTTCTACGATGTCAGCATCGTTGATGGTTATAATCTGCCAATCGTTGCAACACCACAGGGAGTCCATGGTGGATGCAATGCCACTGGTTGTGTTTCCAATATTAACATGG GTTGTCCGAAAGAACTTCAAGTAGTGGGGGGAGATGGAGGAGGAAATGTAGTAGCATGCAAGAGTGCATGTGAGGCCTTTGGTTTAGACCAATATTGCTGTGCAGGAGAGTTTGCCAATCCAACAACTTGTCGTCCATCATTCTATTCCAGCATCTTTAAAAGAGCTTGTCCAAGGGCTTATAGCTATGCATATGATGATGGCACCAGCACCTTTACGTGCAAGGCTTCCGACTACAGAGTCATCTTCTGCCCCATGAATGG GATGAAGAGACCCAACAGTGGAGAAACAACTCTACCTATTGAAGAAAGTAGAATGGAGAAGTTCCCAGGGATGGTCTCATCGTCAAACATTCTCCTTCCCTTCCCCGTGCTGATTACACTGCTATTTCAGTTTGTATCTCTATAA